One Vibrio sp. CDRSL-10 TSBA genomic window, TAGCTCACCAAATCCGCCTTTAACGCCGCGGAGGACGCTAACTGGTGTTTTTCCAGAATGGTCGCCAGTTCAGTTTCTAAAGCGATAAACTGCTCGGCATTTTGTTTGAATGTCTGCAGATATTTTTCATCACTGCGCAGCAAAAAGTCTTTTTCATTGCGTCTCAGGTTCAGCAATCTTATTTCCAGTTTATCGACCAGACCGATAGCGCCGGACAGCTCACCGGTCTGGCGTGCAAAATGGCCGGTAGTCAGCACCAGCACGATAATGCCGGTAATAGCAACGCCACCGAGCAGGTAGAGTTTATTCTTTATATTCATAGAGCAACCAGTGAATGGATTTTAATGATAATAATATTAGTAGCGCGCGAGTGTAGATGCCATTTGCATCACCTGCAATAAGCAATAGAATGGCTAAATGTAACAATTGAACCAACCACACACGAATCACTGTCATGTGAGATGGAGTTTTCATGAATTTAGAACGCTATAAAGGGCTGATCTTTGATATGGATGGCACTTTGATTGATACCATGCCAGCCCATATCGAAGCTTGGCGCACCACCGCTGAATTTTTTGACTTTCCTTTTGACGGGGATTGGTTGCACAGCATGGGCGGGATGCCAAGTTACAAAATCGTGGGTGAAATCAACCGAAAATTTGGTCTTGCGCTGGAGCCGATGGCGGTTGCTGAACATAAGATGCAGGCGTTTTCTGACATAGATGATAGCGGCGCATTAATCGCAGACACTTACGCAGTATTTCAAGATTATCTGGGCAGTAAAAAAATTGCGATTGGTACCGGCAGCCAGCGCATCAGTGCAGAGAAGCTGCTCAGTCGTGTCGGGGTGCTGGATAAACTCGATGCCGTGGTGACCGCCACTGAAGTTGAAAATCATAAACCGCATCCGGAAACCTTTTTGCGCGCCTGTGAACTGATTGGCCTGCAGCCGAGTGAATGCGTGGTGTTTGAAGATACCCATCTAGGTAAGCAAGCAGCCCATGCCGGCGGTATGGACTGTATTATGGTGACCGAGCAGGGCCTGAAATTTTATCCGTTACCGCAGTAACTCGTGCACGGTGATTGATCGCCGCGACTTGTTTTGACTGTGTCTTGTCGTTAACGGTTGTTACGGGTAGGTGCGATAAACAGAAAGAGCGGCCATTTGGCCGCTCTTGCGATTTTACTTTCCCACAGCAAGGGGATTGAGCCGCGATTACTGAATTGCCAGCAGTTCGACTTCAAAAATTAAGGTTGCAGACGGTGGAATCGGGCCTGCGCCATTCTTGCCGTAACCTAGGTTGGCCGGGACATACAGACGGACTTTCTCGCCTTCAGTCATCAGCTGAACGCCTTCCTGCCAGCCTTTGATGACCTGATTAAGGCCAAATACAATCGGCTCGTTGCGTTGGTAAGAGCTGTCAAACACTGTGCCGTCAAGCAGGCGTCCTTCGTAGTGCACTTTTACCCGGCTGTTAGCTTTTGGATGCTCAGTGCCTGTGCCTGGCTTTAAGATTTCGTATTGCAGGCCGCTATGGGTGGTAATCACGCCTGGTTTGTTGGCATTTTCAGTCATAAATGCCTGACCTTGTTCGATGTTTTGTTCTGCCGCTTTGTGGTTATTCCAGGTGCGATAGATGAACAAGCCTGCCAAAACGAAAACAACGACAGGCAAAATAATTTTATACATAGTCTCAATACTCAATAAACGTCCGGTTTTAGTATCAACTCTGGTCTGCCTTGCGTTTGCAGAGTGGTCACTCCGACATTTGCGATGCAAAACCAAGACTTGATAAAGATAGGCTGATTCTAGCGGGTTCACCGCATGAGGCAAACCGACAAATCAGGATTTGTTACCAATTTTGCATAAAGTTTTTGGGTGGCTGCCGATAATAAAAGAGTCGTTTCAACAATGGATGAGAGATTCATGAGGGTTATTGCGCTATCTGTATTATTGCTACTGACTGGATGTAGCTCCTTGTCTTTCAAAGATCCAATGGGGTTTATGCAGAATAACATGCTGGACACGGCGCCGAAGAAACGACCGGGAAGTACTCTATCCTGAGTGGGGACAAGCGCCTCAGTCTGCTCCGGTGTCTGTGCCGGTTCAGGCGGTTGCGACACCGGCACAGAGGCCGCAGAGGCAGGCACCTGTCTCCGGCTACAGCTCACTTGAGCAGTTTTTAATGCAAAATGGTATCGATTATGAAGTGATGCCGGGCAACCATATTATGGTGAAGCTTAAACATACCATGCAGTTTGCCACCGGTTCGGCGCAGCTTTCTTCAGACTCCGCATACTGGCTCAATATTATGAGCCAGTTTTTGTCTCGTGAACGTGGTATCGATATCGTTATTGAGGGGCATACCGATAATACCGGCGCAACTACGCTGAATGATGGCTTATCGGTCAGACGCGCTCAATCGGTCAAGGATACTCTGGTCAGAAATAATGTCGCACGCAATGCGATTTTTACCCGGGGTTATGGTGAGTCTATCCCGGCCTGCAGCAATAACACCATACAGGGCCGGGCTTGTAATCGCCGGGTTGAGTTACTTCTTATCGTCTCAAATAATTGATTTAGTTTGCGTACAAGTGGCAGACGAGTTGGCTGTGATGCGGTTTAGACTTTAACCACATGTTTTGTTACTACTTGTGTGGGGTTGTTGATTATACTCACGCAACTGAGGTTTATTGAGTACGATGTTTTGAAAACCGCCTTAAAATTGTGTATATAAGGCGTCTACAATGTATAAGAATTATTAACGCCATGTCAGCTATTCAATCGTCTCAAAATGAAGTTCCGGTAGGGGAACATGATCAGTTGGTCTCAACAACCGATCTCAAAGGTGTCATAACATACTGCAATGATACTTTTTGTCGTATCGCCGGGTTCGAGGAGCATGAGCTCCTGGGACAAAACCACAATATTGTGCGCCATAACGATATGCCGAAAGCGGCGTTTGCCGATATGTGGCGGCATCTTAAGCAGGGCAATGCCTGGCGCGGTATAGTTAAAAACCGCACCAAGACGAACGGGCATTACTGGGTTGACGCTTATGTCACCCCCATTTACGAAGATGGCAAAGTGTGTGGCTTTCAGTCGGTGCGTGTTCAGGCGCAGCGACAATGGGTGGATATTGCGGCGAAAGCGTATAAAGCACTGCGCAGCGCTGAACAGTCCGGTCGTAGTTTCTCCCTCAAGATTTCCGCTTCGGTGCGTTATGCCATCCTGCTCGGATCGCTGGCGGCGCCTGCTGCGGCTTATTTCCTGGCTCAGGGTAGCAATATGCAGCTGTTGGCTAGTTTATTGCCGGCCGCGGCCTTAGGTCTCTTGTTCCGTCAGGAGCTGATTGATACACCTAAGCAGATCCATCGTTTACAATCACAGTATGACAGCATCAGTCGGCTGATTTACTCGGGTAACAGTGCGTTTTCGGTGGTGGATTATCATCTGAAGATGGCTTCAGCCAGAATTCGTACTGTGCTGGGGCGTATGGTTGATTCTGCGCACCCGCTGCGCGATCTGTCTGAAAACTTAAGTGCCAACACAGCGGAAGTGGTGCAGGCGCTGAAACAGCAGAATGCCGATATTCGCAGTGTGGTGCAGGCTACAGATGCCGTTGAAGCCGCTGCGGATGCGGTCTCCGGAAATACGCAAACCGCCCATGAATTAATTGAAAAGGCATCGGCCAGTTGTTTGCACACCAAGCAAAGTATTGAACAGACTCATAATAATCTGGTCGTACTCAGCGATCAGGCTGAACGAGCAACCGGCACGACCTACGAGCTTAATGATCAGGCGCAGAAAGTGGGTCAGCTGATGGAAGAAATTGGCGGCATCGCTGAACAGACCAACTTGTTGGCGTTGAATGCGGCGATTGAGGCGGCGCGTGCCGGCGAAACAGGGCCGTGGCTTTGCTGTTGTTGCCGATGAAGTGCGTGCGTTGTCTGGTCGTACTCAAAAGGCGACTCAGCATATTCAGACCAGCATTGATACTATGCTGAGTACGATTGAGTCATGGCAAAAAGAGATTGTCGAAAGCCAGAAACAGACTCAGGCCTGTGGCGCAGTGGCTGAGGAGAGTGGTCAGCGTCTGCAGGAGGTCGAACAGCAACTGGCCGATATGCAGAGCATCATCAGCGATATGGCACACTCGGCGACGGCGCAGCGTGAACTGACCAGTGAGGTCAACCAGCATATTCACTCAATTGCCTCAATGGCGACGCAAAATCTGGCCGCAACTAATACGGTTGAAGAGTTCAGCCAGCAGATGAATGAGCGAGTGGATGATTTTGGCCATCTCGCCAAGCGATTCGAAGAGAAATAACTCAATCAGAAAATGGCCGCATGATGCGGTCATTTTTGTCTTTTATTCCCGCAATATCCCCTCTTTTTTTCTTATTTTCTAAAATTTTCATGATCAATACGTCACAAGTCTGATGTGACTCAAAATGTAAAAAACTGTTTCTAAGTGATAATTTGTTATGTTATAACATTTTAAGTTGTTAGGGTTGTTACGGAATTATTATTATGAAGTCTGTGGTTGGAGAGATAGCGCGAACTCCTGTCAAAGCGCTCTTGTCGGACTCACAAATTCAGCCTGCGCTGCAAGGAAGGCGTTTGTTGTTGCTGTCGGCCCAAGTGCGCATCGGTTTGGCAGGCATGGTGCTGACGGCACTCTGGTTATCGATTTACTGGGCGGTACTGCTGCCATGATGACACTGGATCAGTTGGTGGTTGGTTATCGCGGGCAAGCCGTGGCGCTGCCGGTCAGTGGCCGGTTTAAGTCGGGATCCCTGACCGCCATTATGGGGCCGAACGGGGCCGGTAAGTCGACGCTGGTCAAAACCTTATGTGGTTTGCAATCGCCGGTTTCCGGCCGGTTGGATGTCTGTGCTGCGATTTCGCAAGTGGCCTGGCTGCCTCAGCGCGCTGAAATGGATAGTGATTTCCCCATCAGTGTGTATGAGGTAGTCGCCATGGGATGCTGGCCCAAGCAAGGCATAAGGCAAGCTCTGGGGCAAGACAACCATATCCGGATTGAACGGGCTTTGGCCCAGGTTGGTATTGGTGACCTGGCAGCACGGACCATAGGTGAATTGTCCGGTGGTCAGTTTCAGCGCATGTTGTTTGCACGCATGTTGGTTCAGGAGGCGGATGTGATGGTGATGGATGAACCTTTTGCCGGTATCGATCAGGCTACACAACAGATATTGCTGCAGCTTATGCTAGCGTTAAACCAACAGGGCAAAACACTGATAGCGGTGCTGCATGATGTCACTCTGGTGCGACGCTATTTCCCTCAACTGCTGCTGATGATGCCGGATCAGATCAGATGGGGAGCGACTGGTGAATTACTGACAGAGCAAAGATACGGCTCTGACGGTGTGGTCATTCCTCTGTTTCATCAGGAGAGCTTGTATGAGCACACACATCATTGATGCCTTCATCCAGTACGGATTTATGCGCCGCTCTCTGGTGGCCTGTCTGGCGTTATCACTCAGCCTGGCTCCGCTCGGCGTGTTTTTACTGTTGCGCCGCATGAGTCTGGTCGGCGATGCCTTGTCTCATGCGGTATTACCTGGTGTCGCTGTCGGTTACCTGCTGTCGGGAATGTCGCTGCTTGCCATGGGGCTGGGCGGATTTATTGCCGGTTTGGTGGTGGCGATGGCATCAGGCTGGATCAGCAAAATGACCCGCTTACAGGAAGACTCTGCTTTTGCCGGCCTCTATCTGGGTTCACTGGCACTGGGCGTTACCCTGGTGTCACTGCGCAGTAATGGCGTGGACTTACTCCACTTACTGTTTGGTTCACTGCTTGCCGTTGACGCAGATTCTTTGATGTTTATTGGCGCAATCAGCAGTTTTACTCTGCTGGTTATTGCCTTGTTGTATCGCGGCATCGTGTTTGAATCGTTCAATGCGAGTTTTTTTACCCTGCATTCGCGCTCCTTCTCGTTGCTGATGCATGGTCTGTTTATGGCGCTGGTGGTGCTCAATCTGGTCGCTGGTTTTCAGGTGTTGGGCACCCTGATGACGGTGGGTCTGATGATGCTGCCGGCCATCGCCGCTCGCTGTTGGAGCAACAGACTGAGCGTGATGCTGTTAGTCGCGGTACTGCTCGGCATGCTCAGTTCAGTCATCGGACTGGCCTGGTCCTGGTACCAGTCGATTCCGGCCGGACCGGCCATTGTGCTGACGGCGACCGCCGTGTTTCTTTTTTCCGTTCTTTTTGGCTCTCAGAAAGGCATTTTTACCCGATCAAAATCGATGGTGTATTCAAATTAAGGAGTAATAGATGAAAGTTTGGCAAACAGCCGGTTGTTCTCTGCTATTGGCACTGAGCAGTTTCCGCAATGGCAAAAACGGTGGATACCGTGGCAAGTTTTTCTGTGCTGGCTGATATTGTAAAACAAGTGGGCGGCGATCATGTCACCGTTACAACTCTGGTGGGGCCGGATGGTGATCCGCATACCTTTGTCCCGAGTCCGCAAGACAGCGTGAAACTTAATCAGGCTGACGTGGTGTTTATGAGCGGACTGGGTCTGGAAGGCTGGATGGATCGTCTGGTGACTGCGTCGGGATACAAGGGGCCGGTCATTGTGGCATCTGATGGGGTTCAGAGCCGGACCATGCAGGAAGACGGCGAGGTGGTCACAGACCCACATGCCTGGAACAGTGCGGCAAACGGTGCTATCTACGCGCGTAATGTTACTGATGCGCTTAAAGCGGCTGATCCGCAGGATGCCGACTATTTTGAACAGCGTGGCAGTGACTATATCGAACAACTGACCAAGCTGGATCATTGGGCTAAAGCCCGTTTTGCATCCGTATCTGAGGCAGGACGTAAAGTGCTGACCAGTCATGATGCATTCGGCTATTTTGGTGCCGAGTATGGTGTGACCTTCCTGTCACCGCAGGGCTTTTCTACTGAATCGGAAGCCAGTGCGAAGCAAGTGGCTGAACTGATTAGTCAGATTAAATCACAGCACATTCACGCTTACTTTATTGAAAATCAAACGGATCCACGTCTGGTTAAACAGATTGCGGCTGCAACCGGAGCGAAAGCGGGCGGCGAACTCTATCCGGAAGCGTTAACGGCTAAAGGCGGTGAAGCCGATACTTATCTGCAGGCATTCAAACATAACGTGACAGTGATGGCCGACAGCATGCAGTAAGCTCGAACGCTTGTTTCCGACTGTATTCGCATAAATATCATTACCGGGCAGAGATCCGATAAGGTCTCTGCCTGATATGTTCCATGTCTGGTATGTTTAGTGATACTGCCAGCTCTCTGATGACGGGCTAAGCTATGTATTTTCTGTCTGTGTGCAAAACGTTATCCGGCGCCGTTAGCAATAAGTGGCTGTGGGTGTTCGGTTTGTTGACCTTGCTGATTGCACTCCCTTGCCGTGCGCATCCGCATTCATGGATTGATATAAAAACCCGGATATTGGGCAGTGACCAGGCGATTACCGGGCTGAAAATGGAATGGACCTTTGATGCCATGACCACCGCCTACTTGTTTGACGGCGAGGATATGTCTCCGGCGCAGCGGGAAAAAACGCTGCATAAACTGGCGGCATCTGTGATGACGAACATGTTATCGCAGCACTACTTTACCTATTTCTACGATAATCAGACGCCGATTCGTTATCAATCGATCGATACCGGCCAACTGAGCACCGCGAAAGGTAAAGCCACGTTGAGTTTTAGCTTGCCACTGGCCAAGCCTTATCCTCTTAACGGGCATACACTCACCCTGAAAATTTTTGACCCGACTTACTACGTTGATATGTCCTGGAAAGACAGCCATGAGATCAGCTTCGCCCCGAGCTTACAGGATCATTGTCAGCAGAAGCTGATCGAGCCGAATCCGACTTCAGCTCAAATAAGCTACGCCATGTCGCTACCGATGGATGCTGATCCTGACAATAAACTCGGCCAACTTTTTACCCAGACACTCGAACTGAGCTGTAAGGCTCAGAGTTAATAAAAGCAAGAGCTAACCATCACAACGTTAGCCAACAAAACTAGCCGGTACCTTTTTGGTAAGGAGAGCTTATCGTTAGGAAAGCTTTTGGTCAGGCAAGCTGATGGTTAGTAAAGCTTTAGATTAGAACAGTAGGGAAGGAATATCTCATGTCGTTTGAACAAACCAAGCGAACGTCCGCAGCGCAGGGGGCTGAGAAAGCAAACGCCAGACTCAATCCATGGCTGAGCGGTGCGCTGGTCTTGGGTGTGTTGCTAGCCCTGGGCGTATTACTGTGGCATTTTTGGCCACAAATCCTGGTACAGAGCCTGCATTGGCAAAAGGCGTCCCTCGACTATCTGAGTGAGCAGTTCTATTTGCCGGGTCTGCACGCCAAGGCGATGATTCTCGCCGTCTGCTTATTGTACGGCGTGTTACATGCGCTTGGCCCCGGACACGGTAAAGTGGTGGTCAGCACCTATCTGGCGACTCATGCCACTAAGCTGCGTACCGGAATCTACATCACGATTGCCGCGGCGCTGTTACAGGGCTTGGTTGCAGTACTATTGGTCAGTGTGTTTTTGTTTGTGCTGCATCAGACCATGCATCAGCTGAATGCGAGTGTATCCGATTTTATCGAGCTGAGTGGCGTGTTTGTGGTGGCGCTTGGCGTCTATCTGTTGCTGGCAGCATTGACATCGTTGCTCGGCTCTCGGTCGCCGCGCGTTCGTCAGGAGAGTCATTACCACGATCACCATCATAACGACGATCATCATCATAATGACCACCATCACGACTGTGGTTGCGGACACAAACATGGTGCGGATGCAGAGGAGCTCAACCGGGCAAATGGCTGGCGTGAATACGCAGCAATTATCATCAGTATCGGATTACGTCCGTGCTCTGGTGCGATTCTGGTTCTGTTTTTTGCTCATCTCGCCAATCTGTATTGGGTTGGTGTCGCGGGCAGTTTTGTGATGTCTTTGGGAACGGCGCTGACCACCTCAGTGATCGCGTTTTTAACGGTAACAGGACGCAGTGTGGTGCAATTTTACAGTCGGATAGACCCGGGAAAGAGCAGGGTAGTGATGACGATGCTGAAAAGTATCGCGGGCTTATTGCTGCTGGCAATGGGACTACTGCTAATCGAAATGCCGGGGTACGGTGTGTCGCCACTTTTTTCGTAACAAGTGACCTTGCGTAAACGTGATTTGGCGTAAAAGTAACGTTGAGCAAAGAGTGAGCGTCATAAACAAAAAAGGCCCTGCTCACTGAGCAGGGCCTTGGTTTTCATTTGCTTGTCCCATCCTAAGACAGGGATCAAACCAGGCTTACGCCAGCAGTTCGTTCGCAGTGTTAACTACGTTTTCAGCAGTGAAGCCGAACATCTTGAACAGTTCACCCGCCGGTGCAGATTCACCGAAGGTGGTCATACCGATGATACGACCGCCAAAGCCGACGTACTTATACCAGAAGTCAGCGATGCCTGCTTCAACAGCGATACGTGCAGTCACATCAGCTGGCAGTACCGCTTCACGGTAAGCCGCATCCTGCTTGTCGAAGGTGTCAGTCGATGGCATCGATACCACACGCACCTGTTTACCGGCCGCCGTCAGTTGCGCTGCGGCTTCTACGGTCAGTTCTACTTCAGAACCGGTCGCGATCAGGATCAGCTCAGGTTTACCGGCACAATCTTTCAGGATGTAACCACCTTTCGCGATGTCCGCCACTTGCTGTGCACTGCGCTCTTGCTGAGCCAGGTTCTGACGCGAGAAGATCAGCGCCGATGGCGCGTCTTTACGCTCGATAGCCAGTTTCCAAGCAACCGCAGATTCAACCTGGTCACATGGGCGCCAGGTGCTCATGTTTGGTGTCATACGCAGTGACGCCACTTGCTCTACCGGTTGGTGAGTCGGGCCGTCTTCACCCAGACCGATGGAGTCGTGAGTGTAAACCTGGATGTTCTGAATCTTCATCAGCGCCGCCATACGCATTGCGTTACGCGCGTATTCCATGAACATCAGGAAGGTTGCGCCGTAAGGCACGAAACCGCCGTGCAGGGCAATACCGTTGATGATGGCGGTCATACCGAATTCACGCACACCGTAGTGGATGTAGTTACCGGCGAAATCTTCGCTAGTCAGTGACTTAGAGCCAGACCACATGGTCAGGTTAGACGGAGCCAGGTCGGCTGAGCCGCCCATGAATTCAGGCAGGATCTTACCGAACGCTTCCAGCGCGTTTTGTGACGCTTTACGTGACGCGATGTTGGCCGGGTTGGCTTGCAGCTCAGCAATCACTGCGCTGGTCGCTTGTTCCCAGTCAGCCGGCAGTTCACCAGCCATACGGCGCTGGTATTCCGCCGCTTCTGCCGGGTAAGCTGCAGCATAGGCTGCGAATTTTTCATTCCAGGCTGCTTCTTTGGCAGCACCGGCTTCTTTGGCATCCCACTGCGCGTAGATATCCGCCGGGATTTCAAACGCACCGTATTCCCAACCCAGGAATTCACGTGCGGCTTTGATTTCGTCTGCGCCCAGAGGAGCACCGTGACAGTCGTGTGAGCCCGCTTTGTTTGGTGAACCAAAGCCGATGATGGTCTTAGTACAGATCAGGGTCGGACGACCGGTTTCCGCTTGTGCGGCTTCAATAGCAGCATTAATCGCTTCCGGATCGTGACCGTCTACCGCCGGGATTACGTGCCAGCCGTAAGACTCGAAACGTTTTGGCGTATCGTCAGAGAACCAGCCTTCCACATGACCGTCGATAGAGATGCCGTTGTCATCCCAGAATGCGATCAACTTGCCCAGACCCAGTGTACCGGCCAGAGAGCATGCTTCGTGCGAGATGCCTTCCATCAGACAGCCGTCGCCCATGAACGCGTAAGTAAAGTGGTCAACGATGTCGTGACCTTCTTTATTGAACTGCGCTGCCAGCGCTTTCTCAGCAATCGCCATACCTACGGCGTTAGTGATACCCTGACCGAGCGGACCTGTGGTGGTCTCGATGCCAGGTGCGTAACCGTATTC contains:
- a CDS encoding beta-phosphoglucomutase family hydrolase codes for the protein MNLERYKGLIFDMDGTLIDTMPAHIEAWRTTAEFFDFPFDGDWLHSMGGMPSYKIVGEINRKFGLALEPMAVAEHKMQAFSDIDDSGALIADTYAVFQDYLGSKKIAIGTGSQRISAEKLLSRVGVLDKLDAVVTATEVENHKPHPETFLRACELIGLQPSECVVFEDTHLGKQAAHAGGMDCIMVTEQGLKFYPLPQ
- a CDS encoding zinc ABC transporter substrate-binding protein, translating into MAKTVDTVASFSVLADIVKQVGGDHVTVTTLVGPDGDPHTFVPSPQDSVKLNQADVVFMSGLGLEGWMDRLVTASGYKGPVIVASDGVQSRTMQEDGEVVTDPHAWNSAANGAIYARNVTDALKAADPQDADYFEQRGSDYIEQLTKLDHWAKARFASVSEAGRKVLTSHDAFGYFGAEYGVTFLSPQGFSTESEASAKQVAELISQIKSQHIHAYFIENQTDPRLVKQIAAATGAKAGGELYPEALTAKGGEADTYLQAFKHNVTVMADSMQ
- a CDS encoding FKBP-type peptidyl-prolyl cis-trans isomerase, whose product is MYKIILPVVVFVLAGLFIYRTWNNHKAAEQNIEQGQAFMTENANKPGVITTHSGLQYEILKPGTGTEHPKANSRVKVHYEGRLLDGTVFDSSYQRNEPIVFGLNQVIKGWQEGVQLMTEGEKVRLYVPANLGYGKNGAGPIPPSATLIFEVELLAIQ
- a CDS encoding metal ABC transporter ATP-binding protein yields the protein MMTLDQLVVGYRGQAVALPVSGRFKSGSLTAIMGPNGAGKSTLVKTLCGLQSPVSGRLDVCAAISQVAWLPQRAEMDSDFPISVYEVVAMGCWPKQGIRQALGQDNHIRIERALAQVGIGDLAARTIGELSGGQFQRMLFARMLVQEADVMVMDEPFAGIDQATQQILLQLMLALNQQGKTLIAVLHDVTLVRRYFPQLLLMMPDQIRWGATGELLTEQRYGSDGVVIPLFHQESLYEHTHH
- a CDS encoding metal ABC transporter permease; translation: MSTHIIDAFIQYGFMRRSLVACLALSLSLAPLGVFLLLRRMSLVGDALSHAVLPGVAVGYLLSGMSLLAMGLGGFIAGLVVAMASGWISKMTRLQEDSAFAGLYLGSLALGVTLVSLRSNGVDLLHLLFGSLLAVDADSLMFIGAISSFTLLVIALLYRGIVFESFNASFFTLHSRSFSLLMHGLFMALVVLNLVAGFQVLGTLMTVGLMMLPAIAARCWSNRLSVMLLVAVLLGMLSSVIGLAWSWYQSIPAGPAIVLTATAVFLFSVLFGSQKGIFTRSKSMVYSN
- a CDS encoding DUF1007 family protein gives rise to the protein MYFLSVCKTLSGAVSNKWLWVFGLLTLLIALPCRAHPHSWIDIKTRILGSDQAITGLKMEWTFDAMTTAYLFDGEDMSPAQREKTLHKLAASVMTNMLSQHYFTYFYDNQTPIRYQSIDTGQLSTAKGKATLSFSLPLAKPYPLNGHTLTLKIFDPTYYVDMSWKDSHEISFAPSLQDHCQQKLIEPNPTSAQISYAMSLPMDADPDNKLGQLFTQTLELSCKAQS
- the tkt gene encoding transketolase; amino-acid sequence: MNRKQLANAIRALSMDGVQQANSGHPGAPMGMADIAEVLWRSHLNHNPQNPNWADRDRFVLSNGHGSMLIYSLLHLSGYELSIDDLKNFRQLHSKTPGHPEYGYAPGIETTTGPLGQGITNAVGMAIAEKALAAQFNKEGHDIVDHFTYAFMGDGCLMEGISHEACSLAGTLGLGKLIAFWDDNGISIDGHVEGWFSDDTPKRFESYGWHVIPAVDGHDPEAINAAIEAAQAETGRPTLICTKTIIGFGSPNKAGSHDCHGAPLGADEIKAAREFLGWEYGAFEIPADIYAQWDAKEAGAAKEAAWNEKFAAYAAAYPAEAAEYQRRMAGELPADWEQATSAVIAELQANPANIASRKASQNALEAFGKILPEFMGGSADLAPSNLTMWSGSKSLTSEDFAGNYIHYGVREFGMTAIINGIALHGGFVPYGATFLMFMEYARNAMRMAALMKIQNIQVYTHDSIGLGEDGPTHQPVEQVASLRMTPNMSTWRPCDQVESAVAWKLAIERKDAPSALIFSRQNLAQQERSAQQVADIAKGGYILKDCAGKPELILIATGSEVELTVEAAAQLTAAGKQVRVVSMPSTDTFDKQDAAYREAVLPADVTARIAVEAGIADFWYKYVGFGGRIIGMTTFGESAPAGELFKMFGFTAENVVNTANELLA